From the Bacillus sp. E(2018) genome, the window CTTGATCTGGCAGAAAGTTGGGCGAACAGCTTACCAGAGCAAGATAAAGAACGCTTGCATCAGCTAGTTGATGGTATGGCTGCTCCAAAGCCAGGTGAAATTAACTTTATGGGCCTTCAAGCAAAGAAGTCTGAAGATGATCATTTACATATCACGATGTTGATTCGTAACGGATCTGATAAGAACATTCAGCTTCAGCAACTACCACTTGAAGTTGTTGATGCTTCAGGCGAAGTCATTGCAAAAGGCGGTTTTGCCCTTACAGACTTTGAAGTGAAGGCAAACACGAGCAAACCATGGACGTTCATCTTTCCAAGTAGCCTTATTTTTAAAGATGAGATTGATTTATCTGTGTGGAAAGCTTATCCACCACAACAGCAAAACTAAACTAGATGATAAGATGAGGTCAATCATTCCGATATGGATGATTGACTTCTTTATTTTTCAACCAAAGGAAACCAAAATTGAAATAAAAAAGGAGCTGTCTCATAAGTAGTTTACTCATGAGACAGCTCTTTTTCTATTATTCTTATTCTAACGTGCTGCTCTCTAATGCTGGATTAAGTTGATTCTCACTCTCAACAGCATTTGATTCATTCGTAGTGTTTTGCTCTTCCTCTATTACTGGTTCTTCAGGTTTAATTTCTCCTGATGTTCCCTCTTCAACTGCTGGAGTTTCAACCTCAGGAGTCTCTTCTATTGGTGCAGGTGTTTCTGTTTCTTCTTTTTCTGGCGAAGCAGGCTCTTCGGTTTGAGGATTTTCTTCAACAGGCTGTGTTTCTGTGTTTCCACCCGTTGTATCCGCAGGTTCTTCCACTACCGGAGCTGTTTCTGCAGGTTCTTCAGCCGCTGCATCAGCATTTTCAGTTGTTACATGTACCGTCCACTCTTCTTTGGACCATACAACATGAAAGCCGAATGCTTCTGAGATGATGCGCACTGGAAGCATCGTCGTGTTCTGATCCAAGATAACAGGCTCACTCATGTAAATATACTTACCGTTTATTGAGATTGTTCTCTCCTTGAGATTGATTACCATTTTGGTGCTGTCTTTTATAGCCGTTACAACATTGTCTTTATAGGTTACGGTTGCACCCATAGATGTAAGGAGATCTCGAAGCGGTAAATACACCGTGCTATATCCATAGATATGTGCTGGCGGGTCAAACGTTTGCGCCTCACCATCAATCGTTACAGCGACTGGATCTGGATTTTTCACTTGAGAATACTTTACATAGTTATCGGTAATCGATGCAGTTAGCGTATCTCCATTCCATTTTGTTTCTGCGTTAAGTGCGTTCGCGATGAAACGTAGCGGCACCATCGTTCTACCCTCGATAATCTGCGGTGCTGTATCAAATGTCACGGTTGATGTGCCTTGAGATGAGACAACAGTAGCTGTTTTTGATCCAATTTTAAACGTTACAGTTCGATCCCAGCGTGTTGCTTTAATAACTCCTGTTGAAGCATTATAGTTCACGGTTGTTTCAAGCTTCTCAAATACTCCTCGCACTGGTACGAACGTGCGGTTATCTTTCATAAATGGATTTTCATCATAAGTAAACAGCTTTCCATTAATGTACACCGTTACTTTTTGATCAGGTTCATAACGCGGACTCTTTAAATAAAGCTTATATCCCTCTTGCGCAACGTATAATCCTACATATTTATTCTGAGACCAGATCGTATTGTACTCTGAAACAGGTACATGCGTATTTCCTGCATAATTTCCAAGTTCCGGTGTAAATCCAGGCCGCTTGTAATTAATGATAAACCAATCTGTATATCCTCCACCTGAAGGATTCGTGCCTGGATAGATCAAATCATATCCTGTCATGTTTCCGATGGCAGATGCATAAACGTGGTCACGTTCTTTCCAGCTGCCTGTCTGATGAAAATTCCAATACAATATTTCACCACTCGTATGATACGCAACGGCCATTTCAGGGTCGATCTGCTTCGTAAAGTTTACGATGGCTCTCGATTCTGCTTGATTGACTGGTGCCGTTCCTTTGTGATTACTCCAAGACGGCTGTGGCTTATTGTTCTTGATGTTTGCCCAATCTGCTTGATATTGGCGGTTCAAATCAACACCACGAGCATTCGCTTTCCATCTTTTAAAATCTGTGCTTCCTTCATTCATGTTGATCAATTTGAAACGATCAGCACTAGGGAACTTTGTTAGACCATATTGCTGTAAAGTAACACCGTCAGGGTTCACCATAGGTACGAACCACATGGTTGTTTTGTTTAGGATGTCACGTACATTATACTTTCCAATGTAATCCCCATTCGTATAAGCACTCGCATACTCATCGATCATATCCATTGAAAGATTTGTCGATATCCATTCACGAGCATGATGAGATCCGTTGACAAAAACTTTTGCGTTGCCTTTACCTAGTTTAATGGCATAGATCGGTCTATTGTATTCACTTCGCCCGATCTCTTTATAGCTGATCAAACCAGGATAGTGAGCAGCGAGCTCTTTCATATCTGTAATCATTTCATCGTATGTATAAAACTGGTTCCCATTCACCAGGTCATGTGCGGCTTCTGCTTTTTGGTCTCCCGTAAAACCAAACACAGAAAACATCGAGAACACCATACATAAAGCTATGAAACTATGAAGTTTTCTTTTCCCCAAAACTTTCTCCCCTTCCAAAATTAAGTTGCCTCTATTAGCCTATAAGTATTACATTTTGTAGTCAATGTAAAATAGTCTTATCTTTTGTCATGTTATCGTTAAAAAACATCTAATATTTTACTGAAATCCAGATTTTTCATAAAAATACAAAAACCTGCCCAATGAATGGACAGGTCTTTGTTAGGATGTGTTACTTAGTAACCTTATTATCGGCTATATTTACATAACGTTTAATGTTTTATTATGATTATTTATTTTTATTCATATAACGATCTAGCATAACAGAAAACTCAGCACGTATAATTGGATTCTTTGGGCGGAATGTACCATCTTCGTACCCGCCAGCAATTCCGTTTGCCAAGATTTTTTGAATG encodes:
- a CDS encoding stalk domain-containing protein; its protein translation is MGKRKLHSFIALCMVFSMFSVFGFTGDQKAEAAHDLVNGNQFYTYDEMITDMKELAAHYPGLISYKEIGRSEYNRPIYAIKLGKGNAKVFVNGSHHAREWISTNLSMDMIDEYASAYTNGDYIGKYNVRDILNKTTMWFVPMVNPDGVTLQQYGLTKFPSADRFKLINMNEGSTDFKRWKANARGVDLNRQYQADWANIKNNKPQPSWSNHKGTAPVNQAESRAIVNFTKQIDPEMAVAYHTSGEILYWNFHQTGSWKERDHVYASAIGNMTGYDLIYPGTNPSGGGYTDWFIINYKRPGFTPELGNYAGNTHVPVSEYNTIWSQNKYVGLYVAQEGYKLYLKSPRYEPDQKVTVYINGKLFTYDENPFMKDNRTFVPVRGVFEKLETTVNYNASTGVIKATRWDRTVTFKIGSKTATVVSSQGTSTVTFDTAPQIIEGRTMVPLRFIANALNAETKWNGDTLTASITDNYVKYSQVKNPDPVAVTIDGEAQTFDPPAHIYGYSTVYLPLRDLLTSMGATVTYKDNVVTAIKDSTKMVINLKERTISINGKYIYMSEPVILDQNTTMLPVRIISEAFGFHVVWSKEEWTVHVTTENADAAAEEPAETAPVVEEPADTTGGNTETQPVEENPQTEEPASPEKEETETPAPIEETPEVETPAVEEGTSGEIKPEEPVIEEEQNTTNESNAVESENQLNPALESSTLE